A stretch of Trichoplusia ni isolate ovarian cell line Hi5 unplaced genomic scaffold, tn1 tig00004095, whole genome shotgun sequence DNA encodes these proteins:
- the LOC113508203 gene encoding uncharacterized protein LOC113508203: MEPDRIIDDVGLPEASTSKSVGTGRHFPDDDDYDWQPNQRPHDLDMSYSEILSGPLGEELRVDSGSEEEEEPMSLEELRAILEETAEDVEEDPEEHERLSESFNWSSDYSTFRGQPEVYSQQASEVPILRKQIL; this comes from the exons ATGGAGCCAGACCGAATTATTGACGACGTCGGGCTTCCCGAAGCCAGCACTTCAAAAAGTGTG GGTACCGGAAGACATTTTCCCGATGACGACGATTATGATTGGCAGCCTAATCAAAGGCCTCATGACCTTGATATGTCTTATTCCGAG ATACTCAGTGGGCCATTAGGCGAGGAGCTAAGAGTGGATTCGGGCAGTGAGGAAGAGGAGGAACCTATGTCGCTGGAGGAGCTTCGAGCTATCCTGGAAGAGACAGCCGAAGATGTTGAGGAAGATCCCGAAGAACACGAGAGGCTGTCTGAATCTTTCAATTGGTCAAGCGATTATAGTACATTTAGAGGTCAACCGGAAGTTTATTCCCAGCAGGCGAGCGAGGTCCCAATATTAAGGAAACAGATCCTCTGA
- the LOC113508204 gene encoding protein doublesex-like: SSLLSTAVSLDALVENCHKLLEKFHYSWEMMPLVLVILNYAGSDLEEASRKIDEGKLMIDEYARKHNLNVFDGLELRNSTRQKMLETHNLSGVISSSMDLF; encoded by the exons TCTTCTCTTTTGTCAACAGCGGTTTCCCTGGACGCATTAGTAGAGAACTGTCACAAACTCCTGGAGAAGTTCCACTATTCGTGGGAGATGATGCCTCTAGTCCTGGTCATCCTCAACTACGCGGGCAGTGACCTTGAAGAGGCTTCACGGAAAATTGATGAAG GGAAGCTGATGATAGACGAGTACGCGAGGAAGCACAACCTGAATGTCTTCGACGGGCTCGAGCTGAGGAACTCGACACGCCA gAAAATGCTGGAAACTCATAATTTAAGTGGTGTTATCTCGTCGTCCATGGACTTATTTTGA